The proteins below are encoded in one region of Pelecanus crispus isolate bPelCri1 chromosome 4, bPelCri1.pri, whole genome shotgun sequence:
- the CHRNA9 gene encoding neuronal acetylcholine receptor subunit alpha-9: MKRNSLSSFSVSLWLLFTAVMLQAVESAKGKYAHMLFNELFEDYSNALRPVEDTDKVLNVTLQITLSQIKDMDERNQILSAYLWIRQSWYDAYLKWDKDKYDGLDSIRIPSNLVWRPDIVLYNKADDDFSEPVNTNVVLRYDGKITWDAPAITKSSCVVDVSYFPFDSQQCNLTFGSWTYNGNQVDIINSLDSGDLSDFVEDVEWEIHGMPAVKNVITYGCCSEPYPDVTFTLILKRKSSFYIFNLLLPCILISFLAPLGFYLPADSGEKVSLGVTVLLALTVFQLMVAEIMPPSENVPLIGKYYIATMTMITASTSLTIIIMNLHHCGSEAKPVPQWARVVILDYMSKIFFVYDVGENCTSPKTEKEGRKLEGDDGCQRRHKESRSHLCNRNDDCDLKEKLNGNLNKSYGVHGENVRETVNCCSCYKMLIKNIEYIANCVRDHKANRAKGIEWKKVAKVMDRFFMWIFFIMVFFMSVLIIGKAA; encoded by the exons atgaagagaaatagCCTGTCCTccttttcagtctctctctgGTTGCTGTTTACAGCAGTGATGCTTCAAG CTGTAGAATCAGCCAAAGGAAAATATGCTCACATGCTGTTTAATGAACTGTTTGAAGACTACTCAAATGCTCTAAGACCAGTGGAAGACACAGATAAAGTACTGAATGTCACCCTTCAGATCACATTGTCCCAAATTAAAGACATG GATGAAAGGAACCAAATTTTGTCAGCTTACTTATGGATTCGACAAAGCTGGTATGATGCATACCTCAAATGGGACAAAGATAAATATGATGGGTTGGATTCTATCAGGATTCCAAGCAATTTGGTTTGGAGACCAGATATTGTCCTATATAACAA gGCCGATGATGACTTTTCAGAACCAGTGAATACTAATGTTGTATTGAGATATGATGGAAAAATCACTTGGGATGCACCTGCTATCACAAAGAGCTCATGTGTAGTGGATgtatcttattttccttttgacagCCAGCAGTGCAACCTTACATTTGGGTCCTGGACCTATAATGGTAATCAGGTAGACATCATCAATTCTCTTGATAGTGGTGACCTCTCTGACTTTGTAGAAGATGTGGAATGGGAAATTCATGGTATGCCAGCAGTTAAGAATGTCATCACTTACGGCTGCTGCTCTGAGCCTTATCCAGATGTGACCTTCACATTGATTTTGAAAAGGAAGTCTTCATTCTACATATTTAACCTGTTGCTGCCTTGCATTTTGATCTCTTTCCTGGCCCCACTGGGATTCTATCTCCCTGCAGACTCTGGGGAAAAAGTGTCTCTTGGTGTTACGGTTCTTCTTGCTCTGACCGTGTTTCAGCTGATGGTTGCAGAGATCATGCCTCCCTCTGAAAATGTACCTTTGATAG GAAAGTATTACATAGCAACTATGACCATGATCACAGCTTCCACTTCATTGACAATCATTATAATGAATCTCCACCACTGTGGCTCGGAAGCAAAACCTGTTCCACAATGGGCCAGGGTGGTTATTTTGGACTACATgtcaaaaatcttttttgtttatgACGTGGGTGAAAATTGCACAAGTccaaaaacagagaaggaaggacGTAAGTTAGAGGGAGATGATGGGTGTCAGAGGAGACACAAAGAGTCAAGGAGTCACCTTTGCAATAGGAATGATGACTGTGATCTCAAGGAGAAACTCAATGGAAATTTGAATAAAAGCTATGGAGTTCATGGTGAAAATGTTAGGGAGACTGTTAATTGCTGTTCCTGTTACAAAATGCTGATTAAAAATATTGAGTATATTGCTAATTGTGTTCGAGACCATAAAGCAAACCGAGCCAAAGGAATTGAGTGGAAAAAAGTTGCAAAAGTGATGGACAGGTTTTTCATGTGGATTTTCTTCATTATGGTGTTTTTTATGAGCGTGCTGATCATTGGGAAAGCAGCTTAA